A stretch of DNA from Lotus japonicus ecotype B-129 chromosome 4, LjGifu_v1.2:
tttctaaccattctttctcattctagtataatatattccattactctcgtcgcgtgtgcaaacacacctaacttactcatactgtctaagctttgaccttatagttattacgcctattaataccttatttgaccgtagcccgtattttagctatagaagttatacgaggtttagaatgacacgctaagcttagaaagtagtcttctaccgatgcgtttaaaaggaggctagaagctgaagaatgaatctcatagagattttttatggatagtatacgtatgatgtcgagggcgtgtagttccgtagcggaatcgttgaggatgtgaggtcaggatatttgtgactattggatgataggaactcattgactgttccagtgggttttttctaaatttcaccttcgatgtattaggcttgatcaacttaatattgagggggtgatattcggaatcagagctggctatggactttgatagaaggattggtaagattaacttgattggatcgaggattagtcgagttgggaggaaaaagttcgcatttagtataagttctcttgcgaaggagatatagtttgaagaaatggatattcatttaggaagcattgaagaattaacggacattagaggtccaaacttgttgaaggttcaggttttaagtctatgaactgttgtcttaagtttttaggactcgaagttgggtagaatttgatagagagattaagaagattgattgacgagatggtgatcaagttacagaaaagggaagtgttagtattaagatgaacacttgaggttgtcatatttggacaagttgcttaaagtctaagagtgaatgaaacttgttatggattttggtgatacgagctagagattagcgagtgaattttgctaagtggaatgagaatcttagggtaaagattgacttcagaagctggagatcatattcgagtaagagttttagcggtgttatgtgagagttagaggaaaagatcaaggaataatatccagaactattactgacccttaagtttcgaggacgaaactttctttttggagggtagtaatgtaagacccaagattttaagcttagaataagtggaagagatttccatttacgattagggttgatgtaatgtgaagggaaacctgaacgaaagtttattaaatgaaataaatgtatgaaggagaaagttcaggaaaagtctgaggttcgtattgaagtcgataaaagttatagcacgatcgttacacgcttaaacctaggtcagaaaccctagtatatagctgattttcacttttaggcacgacggaagttaattccaaaaatcttcagagaaatgttagaacttctctttttccatatatcacaatcgtttcgaggcgaaactctaggatctacgaacgtccgattccaatcatcggaagtttgccgaaaccggatccctggtatttcaaaaccctagaatcacccgactatggggactttatctattcagaacttcaaatgaatattctacacgcgtacacccatttctcttgatgatttcaatctttcttcagaaggaagttttccattccgacattcgaggcaaaaagcaacttatcgggtaaaatagttttacaccgactttgcaccgactttgcattagttgccaaaaatacaaggagacatcttcttagcttaggaattcctttgccaaaacctatcttagaattcatggagaatgatgccggaaaaatcagattcgcgaaactttcattttcccgcgaatttccaacctttatatatagcaaagaaaggaagaaaaatcaaaacaaactacccaaaacccacccaaaggccgcgagtttgctaaggagaggaggagaagagattttgttcaatccttgcttgatcgttgattaatcagttgctgcttcaaggtttcgaggtatagtcgctaatccttacctctgatcgctttttccatagcttttctgtagagttttctgagtggatagtttatgggtttttgcaaaactatcctgaatctttcatttctgattctaaacctcttctatatgtgcccaagatcacttctgccggattagattttccgttatgtcgccggaattccgccggaatcgattttagcctaaaatacccattttggagtttttggagtaaagcttcaacctttaggctgaaaactatcgccttagcttagtgctagtaggattagttgtcataaacgtcgttggtgacgtccctgcaaaattttatttttgggatttcagttttgaaaatcctaagttaaaaatcatgaccaaaatacccctgcgacagtttttgatccgataatttttccgagttcagaatacccttagttacggcttatgaaagcataggaaccaagtttgatcgaagaaaaatcgagccccataattagccaaagtggccgagccctattaagggggaggaagaaatttcctttttccgaaaacttgtctttcgcgctagattatcataccttagagtatagattacttcgagtaaccttagtacgtatcgatagcttagtttccgatagattctgatagtattctgtgattttattataAAGGTGCTTtcgaggatttccccgaggaccaacactttgagtgcgaggaagcactagttgatcattctggagaactttcaggtgagggcttctcactgaatctctagttaatgcttagggtcgatgtttcgacattgtttactgtttatgcactgagattgtgtgtgagtgaaaatgttttctgaggcttcgactgacaatgtagatgattcatctactgaatgtttttgaagattgacttacatgctatgtgctatgtgggtaatctaggatgtgtggtgcatgctttatatgctaagtgctaagtgttaatgttgagatttcttgatatatgacatgttgttgattgtgatgatttaaatatgctttacactggaaatctgagattctgaatggtgagaatagcgggcaggtcatgccgattttattttgagagttttgagaaagtttgataggacgaacgaggttcgggccttgattttgtttagtggatcgagacatcctctggaagcgacttgggattggtagatcctgtaaatgtataagacttgcgataagacaaaatggaatctattttataaagaaaactcataagaccttaaataacctctaaatctttaagtaatgataataacctcgaaggaaggcattggaagtcaaatcttagttttggaaaaacgaggagtgtcgtcggatccaagtgttgagtatgtcgttgttgtgctgttggagcagcgtttgttgttgtgctgttggagcagcgtttgttgttgtgctgttggagcagctatgttgtggggctatcctggggataagtccggggaaccgttagttcccgagtatgtgatactcttgtgctgttggagcagctatgtgtgttgtgaagtgtgtcttttgtcgcagaatcgactttgccttagggtaagattttagagactttaatttacctagaacacgtggcgacgtgtcgagtgaggacggagacgttgtttgactaatcatcctgcattcatgcagcattaatggggtattaacacaggacgtactctggacctcgtcggattccaaaatggtcataagacccggatttccgtgaaagggcgtttgtaaacgtctcttgtagcagaccgaaatggcagacctacgggttacggctgatctggctaccttggtttggtgtaagagacacgcgggcagaaatggtcccaccgttgctggtgctaggattgacccgttgatgtccatcccagaggcacgcgagcggaaatggtcccaccgttgctggtgctaggattgactcgttgttgtccatacctttgcttggtgtaagaggcacgcgggcagaaatggtcccactgttgctggtgctaggattgatccgtttgatgcccatccgttccggattgcatattggttgactgggttaacctgcatacatatcacgcaacatgcatactgacttagttgatgagtgtggttgctatttgataaacttatttggaacatgctaattgttattattgtcgttatgattttgtggaacatgcaaccctaggaatgatatctctatttataagcctaagtggctatctattaattgtacctattgggtttattatctacatagttctttagagttgaccctcgcgtcttctgtgtgtgttttggcggacaacgccttttgtcagatgaatattgcggattggttcaccatggttcacccttcggggggaactaggttgggatgctggaacaggagcgcgtcgcggtagcgagaggatgacggatggtgtacatagactaggtcgttctggatttcgaattcggacgacgatcatgctagcatgtaggttttagtgctggtgtgagctcctcgagatgggattagtgtaggagtagagtcttagctctgaacatcatttgttttctttggggacagggtagtttcccacctatagctttttgtgtggtttctttacgagaatcacagagagttggttggacttaggaggtcttgcttcaggccgatgggccagcttattcccagttttgagggatggtgttgcggacacttgacctttcctgtggattgtaccttttgccttcgggcgttacacttttctttccgtcactggaggtttactcgtgacgaggttactactacagcgggggctgtttatatattgtatattagttctgattattgttattgttgggttttatttaattcagtcttgtcttagttattatcgaaaaaaaaaaatattcacgtttttccgcattaagtttacttttggtttcctaagtgacgccaccgaaatcggggtgttacagttgtATTGTTGAACGATACATGGTAGAAGAAGCTGTTGAATTTTGCACTGATTACTTATCTAATGTCAATTCCATAGGGCTTCCGAAGTCTCGTCATTCAGGAAGAACATAAGGAGAAGGAATCATGGGATCTAAAATATTTGTCGTACCAACCAAAGAATGGGAGCAAGCACACTTGTATGTCTTACACAACACCACCGAGGTTGAGCCATATGTTGTTGAACACAAGAATGAGCTCATGAGTTTGTACTCAAATAGAAGTGACAGTTGGATATCAAAAGAGCATAATCGAACATTTATACAATGGTTAAAACATCATATTTCTAACAAAGTAGATGAAGATCCATCCTCAGTTTCAGAAAGGTTAAGATGCTTATCTTATGGTCCGGGTATACAAGTATTTTCCTACACTGGTTATCTAATTAACGGGTGCACGTTCTACACAAAAGCCCAAGATGATCGAAGTGTAAGGCAAAATAGTGGTGTGAGTCTTGTTGCTCAGTCTATGCATATCTCAAGTTCTAACGACAAAAACCCCATATATGCAAACATGTCATACTATGGGGTGATTGAGCACATATGGGAGTTGGATTACACTAAGTTTCGGGTGCCGGTGTTCGGTTGTAAATGGGTTGACAACCAAAACGGTGTTAGAACCGACGAAATGGGGTTCATACAAGTGGATCTTAATCGGGTGGGGTACAAAGATGAACCTTTTATTTTAGCATCTCAAGCCCAACAAGTGTTCTTTGTTAGTGATCCAGCTGACAAGAAATTGTCTATTGTCCTTTTtacaaacaaaataaacaacaacATTGATGATCAATATGAAGAAGAAATTCCTATTGTGGATGATCCTTTTGTGGGGATGTCACAATCACTCAACAATGATTCAATAGGTGATGATGGTTACTTCATGAGAGATGATCAGCAAGAGGGAATTTTCATTAAGAAACCACTTCGTTTCAATGTGGGACAAACAACTGTCCAACTGAataagaaaaggagaaaaactaGAAAATGTATGGATAATTTTTTGCAAAACATTTCATGCATGTTTAttgcatttttatttattatttgtgtATCATCATATGCATTGGTGTTTTACTTGTGTGTTCTAATTATTTTTACAGAGAATGACTTCTTCGCCTAATGAAAGTGTGCCTTCCAATGAGAAGAATTTGAGTAGAGATTTTAAGCGTGGAATGGCTTGCGCAAAGAAGGTCATGAGGgcaaaagaaaaaggagaaaaattggaggtaatatattttgtttttctattgGGAAAGTGTTGTACTATATGTTCTCAAAATAATATGTTTTGTTATGTCAATTAGATTGGATGGAATATTTGGGGTCAACCAATAAACCCCAACAAAAATAGCTTTGTTGAATATATTGGATATTTATCTCGTACACATGTTCCAATAACGTTCAATCATTGGCCGACCACACCAAAACTATACAAAGACAAGATTTGGGAAGAGATTGAGGTAACTTAACCTACCTTGATACTTAGTTCAGATTCTGGTTTTTATTATTCGGGTTTCTATTAAGTACTAACACTCATTTTGTTCTATAGTCTGCTTTTGTAGTTGCTGAAAATCGAAAGAAATTTGTCCTTCAAAAAGCCGGTACTATATGCAGAAATTTCAGGTCATCATTAGGAGACTATATGACAGATCCTTATGGTAATATTGTTGCGCATCCTCCGGCAACGTATTAACGCGTCATAACTGAAAGTGCATGGATGGGATTTTTTAAGCATCGTCAAACCGATGAATTCAAGGTAAAATCAATGTTAAGTGACGCAATTTTTGCAACTTGCCCAACAAATACATTATGTTAACTACTGTGTTTTCAAACAGAAAATTAGTGCATCAAACagataaagagcattgaatccCGAATTTCCATACAGAAGATCACACATGGGAGCTGCAATTGTTGAACAAAATTTGGTATGTGTATATAATATGCTTCAAGTCTCCATTTTTGTTCCCTATTTAAGTAACTTATTTTGATTAACCATGGTAATAATATAGATAGCAGAATCAGGATCAAATGAGACATATTTGCCTCGTTCTTGTATATGGAAGGCTTGCCGAGTGGACGCAAGAGGTGTGATTGATAATGAAAAGGTTCAGCATATTTGGGAACAATGTGTAAGTGTAATAACATTGTATTAAACATTTGTGGGTTTGTTATTTTCTTACATATGTATACTGAATAATATTTACATGTGTTTGTGTCAGGAAACATTAGcacaatcacaatcagaggCAGATGATCAAGGTCATGAAGACATTCTTGCTAAAGCAATGAAAGTGCCAGAGCACCCTGGTCGTGTTAGGGGTATTGGATCTGGAGTCTCTCAAAGGAAATACTTCAAAGGTAAAAAACAGTCAAAGAAGGAAGACAATAAGTTTAATCAATTACAAAGCAAGTTTGATGCTTTAGAGAAGAAGTTGGAGCTATTAATGCATGCTCAAGGACAGATGAGTGAGGACCAAGAGCTTGAAAACTTAGCATACACCAGTGGTAGGGATAGTTGCACTCCGCTTGAAGTAAACATGGCCAATATACCTGCGGTAATTATTTGTTATGGTTAATATGATTtttgctttgaaatttcatttGTATCGTAGTTAAGAACATTAACATATATATTTCTTACTATTGTTGTAGGCTCCCACCATTTGTAATTTATGTTTAGACAACCCGTGTTTTCGCATTGTTGCTAAGGGAACGGTCTATAACCTACCAGGTGATACTTTGCATAATAAGCCACTACCTCCCAACCATCTCAGGGTTAGCATTGACGTTGTAGATGAAGATGTGGCAGCATTGCCCGTACTTCTTGAAGATTTTGATTTGCACATTGTTGGTGATGCTCTTGGTACTTTTGTGGCATGGCCAATCTACTTGATTCAAGTCAATTCTAAGGTATATATGTCATTAACATTttacctatatatatattatttgtttgTAATTAAACTATGTTTCATCAATGTAAATTTTTAGGCTCCCAATTCCaatgagaaaaagaaatcagCCAAAAACACCGATGAAGGCTTAGTATCAACACAAAAACAATTCAATTCTGAGGTACATATATGTCATGCTatctttatatatattattttagtcAACTATTAACCATAAATATACATTTAATTTGTAGTCTCCCAAACACTCGAAGGAGAAAAAGAAACCAACCGGAAGCACTAATGAGCTCATAGCATCAACAAAAAAACAATTCAACTCGGAGGTATACATATCATGCTATCTTTTACTcgcatataattatttttttgtaattACATATGAaccataaatattaatttttagacTCCCAAACAATCCAATGAGATAACGAAATCAACGGGCAACACCAAGGAGTCCATAGCATCAACACAAAAGCAACCAATGAATGAAGAAAATGGACGAGATAATGTGTACTTTAATCGTGTGGATCATATCAAGTGTCTCCAAAGTTTTGCTCAAGCATCACTGAAAAAAAATGAACAGAAGCCTATACTTTATGAGCCAGCAATATTCAATTATGAATGTACTGACCACATTGGGTTACCTGAAATCATGCATGTTGTGAATCATGAGCAATTATCTGCATCTGTGATTTGTCTATACATGAGGTAGTGTATTACTTAAACTATCATTCAAACAGTGtctttttactattttttattgaaataataattttttcagTTATTCATTTGTGTATTCTCATTTAAGGTTTTTATATGACATCGTCATGCTCGAACATGGTTTGAGAGAGAGATTCAGCTTTTTGTCTCCAGCACAAACCACCAAATTCTCTTATGAACAAGTTAACTATATACATGAGGCCTTCACGGCACAGGCGCGAAGAGATAAATTGTTTCTCGCACCATTCAATGCTCGGtaagtcaatttttttattaacctATGTAATTGTTGAGGAGTAATTTGTGTATATTGAACTAATCATATGTGTTTGGCTGAAAAGTTTGAATTAATTGGTTATATTGTCATGTGTTGTGGATTTTTTTCATGTATTGCTTTATCTATAGGGAACATTGGGTGTTGATAGTGATTGATGTGTTTAAAGAAAGAATATACTATTTGGATCCTTTACGTCAAGAGCTGACAGAACGCAAACAAATGAAGCTTATGTTTGATACGTAAGTacaagattttgtttttttttgacataCGAAATGATAAGGGAATTTGTTTACTTCTaaatcttatttttttcttggatttattagggctctgaaggttcatcgGTCAACTTCTGGTATGAGTGTACCCAAAGCAAAGCAAAATTATATTTCGTGGGATatcattgaggtataatattaACTCGTTATTACCGTTTAGTACGTTTATATACAGCGGTAATAATGCTAAGTGCTAACAATTTGGAGAAATTTTATAGTATTTAGGATTGAATGCTACCTGTCCTAATTTGTCATAAGTTTGTAGTGCTTTTGTTGTAACAAGACATTGTTTGCAAAACTGTCGCACTAATCTGTAAGTACTTGTAATTTTTGTGATATAGTAGCTGCTAAGTATCCTTTGCCTCGTGATATAGCTGGCAACCTAAAACTTGTAGCTAAGTTAATGTAAAATGGAGTAGTGTCTGTTTATAAACTTGTCTATTTATTTACATGAAGTTTTCTATATAGAACAAAGATATCTGAGCTTACAACATTCATTTAGTGTttattctttggcttttgtagtGCCCTCGTCAGACTAATAATGTTAATTGCGGATATTATGTGATGaagttcatgaaagatatcATCACTCACCAACAACTTGTGATTCCAACGAAAGTAAGAAACTTTGATATGCGTTCGCACTGGAGTTTAAAAGCTCTAATTGTAACTTAACTCTATTTTTACGCTGTTTTGTAGTATTTTGAAGATTGTCAGTTCGTTTCCTACAATGAAGAGCAATTGCGTGAAGTTAAAGATGAGTGGGCTGCTTATGTTTTCTACAATTGTTTTTAGTATTTAATATATTGGATAGTTATCTATGAGATGGTGGTAGATGAAGTTAAGGACGTGGGTTGAGATATTATGCACTTAAGAAATTGCTTCGAAATTATGAAGCTCTTGATATTTAGATATATTGGTTTTGATATGCTGAAGTtcagaaaatatttattttatggcTGAGTTGATATCCTGTGTTTAGAAAATGTTGATCTTTTTTGTTTGGAAGACTCAAATGGGGAGGATAAAcaaattctgaagtccaagaaaacctacTATTCTAAAAAATGCAAGCCTCATAGAGCTACTCTCAAGGGTGAgagaaatgaaacacagaaccaagaagtgcaagtgagtcaggatcctccagggaaattatatagtgaagggtcaaagatggacccttgtggactcacttCAACTCTATCATCAAGACAACAcatagaagaccgaagtctctccctctcttgctcaaacatacaatcactctccaaaagaaagcacaaagtatccatttaaaaacattttcaaaaccagcatcatgtgagagagaaaaacttggaaacatgtcatttgagtataaggaataaagaccaaggtataaaagactcAATATAACAACGCATGATAAAATtggataaaaaaaatctataaaagaaaaatatgcaaaaatgcatggactaaaactcagggtaagaaaagaacctccttccaagtgattgagtgctccaagtgttctccgctttggcttttatttcctgaaaatcTAGAAGAAgaaacgtaaaacagaaaaagaagatCCTATGTATCAACTTATCAACTCATGACCAAtgaatctaattaaaattaaattcactagCTGATCCATTCTAGGTCAGGTTCACAGATTTCAAAACCTCAAATCATGTTATAATTGATCAGGTCACAACAAGCACTTGGAACAAGAACGAATCAGTTAAATTGATACATaggaacaaaacagaaaaagaacatgggttgtctcccattcagccctaagttagagtcttaggtagactatacgTCAAACTCGTAAcataaaccaaaaatcacaaacagtccccggcaacggcgccaaaaacttgttggtaaatccgcaagtgtacgaatccacccggtcttaaatatcgaaccacagggattgtgagtgaatagattcggttcaagctttgagtttgaaggtttgttttattgaggcaaacatatgtcgaagtagtaaaaaggaaaaagaaaatataaatttagaaatgaaacagagaatgaaaagaaagaatgatttactttgggttcttgctcaactaatcaattcaagcacatcattctaagcacatgttctcttgaatctctccttgatgttatagcctaagcaactacctatcgatgccttgcatagataattctttcaaaccaaaagataagccaaattccttgcgtacttaaacatttgtttgaagcataaagattataaagttcaggccaacaaaccccaacccttcctctattcctagtagcaagcatagaagaggtaatcccacaacaagtccctaatctataacaaacttccgttctattatagaaaagcataaagctagcacatgttctaacttgaaacataaagcatggatatgggattcaaggaaagaagaagaacatgtgggaaagaacttaagattataacttgaaaggaaaagtcttacaagaaaaccaaagtaaaagaagagagattagccaagcatggcaagagccagacttggctaagaacctgaattacaagcttggaagccttctctcactctcctagatgttcctctccttctaaacttatttaaaaatggaatgggtatcaaagattacaaaagaaaaccactaaaaaccTATTTCACTACACCAAAAAAGGCCTTTTACAGCGCTTAAATTTgcccttttacagcggtttttgACTGTTCTGAACCGCTGTAGATCTCGCCGCTGTAAATGAGTTTACAGCGGTtcgaaccgctgtaaaagattcCTTAATTACAGCAGATCCTATACTtaaaccgctgtaaatacaAACGTACAATAGCGGTTACTCCAGAATAACCGTTGTACTTGAGcaatcttttacagcggtttccTAACAGCAACCGCTGTAATTGAGTcctccatttttattttttttggttgcCAATGAATGGTACCTATTCAGCCAAAAGATCATCATTTACTAAACACATCATATTGAAACTTCTGCATATCAaaaccaatatatatatataatgactaCCAGCTATATCACAAGGCAAAAGGTACTTAGCAGCTACAATATCACAAAGATTACCTTGTACTTACAGATTAAAATGACTAGAGTTTACAATGTAAaggcaaaaaaataaaaaacagagaCACATGAGTAATTTGTCAGTGCAACAGCTCTGCAAACAATGTCTTTCTACTACAAAAGCACTACAATTTTCATGTATCTAAGGTACACTATTACAGAAAACCTCATATGAAGCCAACTCTAACTCGACATTGTTTCAGAGCTAACATGTTTTGAAGCATAATCCAAAGGTGCACCACCATCTATAGCATCCTCCATTTTCCATATCCTAGAAGAAAATCAAAGGAATTTGACAATTTTAGCATGCA
This window harbors:
- the LOC130712787 gene encoding uncharacterized protein LOC130712787; protein product: MKRKYMMLSMLISGPKQPGNDIDIYLAPLIEDLKHLWDIGVEVYDGYREENFTLRAMLFGTINDFPAYGNLSGYSVKGQCACPICEDDTTTMRLEHGQKNVFLGHRRFLPIGHRYRTWRKAFNGSVEQRLAPKGLSGADLFAKVRGLSCTFGKKFQKLLPKSGWKKRSIFFDLPYWKDLYVRHFLDVMHIEKNVCESVIGTLLNMPGKTKDNIKARKDLVSMGMRTELGSVKKGNRTYLPPAAYTLSRKEKIILCEFLEGVKVPEGFSSNIKNLVSMKDLKLKGLKSHDLHILMEYLLPVAIRSILPKKGFRSLVIQEEHKEKESWDLKYLSYQPKNGSKHTYEDPSSVSERLRCLSYGPGIQVFSYTGYLINGCTFYTKAQDDRSVRQNSGVSLVAQSMHISSSNDKNPIYANMSYYGVIEHIWELDYTKFRVPVFGCKWVDNQNGVRTDEMGFIQVDLNRVGYKDEPFILASQAQQVFFVSDPADKKLSIVLFTNKINNNIDDQYEEEIPIVDDPFVGMSQSLNNDSIGDDGYFMRDDQQEGIFIKKPLRFNRMTSSPNESVPSNEKNLSRDFKRGMACAKKIGWNIWGQPINPNKNSFVEYIGYLSRTHVPITFNHWPTTPKLYKDKIWEEIESAFVVAENRKKFVLQKAGTICRNFRSSLGDYMTDPYGNIVAHPPATY